Proteins encoded together in one Amblyomma americanum isolate KBUSLIRL-KWMA chromosome 1, ASM5285725v1, whole genome shotgun sequence window:
- the LOC144113900 gene encoding uncharacterized protein LOC144113900 codes for MCVHCSKSFIRKASMISHIRIHTGEKPFQCTRCSKSFTDQSNMAKHIRTHTGDKPFQCPHCSKSFNVKFNLVTHIRTHTGEKPFQCTHCSKSFTERSSMAKHIRTHTGDKPFQCPHCSKSFTQKMNMVTHVRTHTGERPYQCNLCPEAFAQKGHLERHAKTHKK; via the coding sequence ATGTGCGTgcattgcagcaagagcttcatcAGGAAGGCCAGTATGATCAgccatattcgtatccacacaggcgagaagccattccagtgcactcgttgcagcaagagcttcaccgATCAGTCCAATATGGCGaaacacattcgcacccacacaggtgaCAAGCCATTCCAATGCCCtcattgcagcaagagcttcaaCGTGAAGTTCAATTTggtgacacacattcgcacccacacaggcgagaagccattccagtgcactcattgcagcaagagcttcaccgAGCGGTCCAGTATGGCGaaacacattcgcacccacacaggcgacaagccattccagtgccctcattgcagcaagagcttcacccAGAAGATGAATATGGTGACACAcgttcgcacccacacaggcgagaggccataccagtgtaACCTATGCCCCGAGGCTTTTGCACAAAAGGGGCATCTAGAGAGGCATgcgaaaacccacaagaagtga